A part of Micromonospora chersina genomic DNA contains:
- a CDS encoding histone H1 yields the protein MAQAATRPSSARKATGARKAPMPNKVAAKKAATATRRATGATAAKTPGGKPTPTTARVARKKATSATTATPTRKPTAKAVAAKKAPATKAVVKKAPAKKAPATKAAAKKAPAKKAVAKKAPGTRRTVKKAPATRTTAKKAPAAKGTARAATAKKAAAGAKAQRVAATRTPARKATTMESFGSRRTARASGR from the coding sequence ATGGCCCAGGCGGCCACCAGACCGAGCAGCGCCAGGAAAGCCACCGGGGCCCGCAAGGCCCCGATGCCGAACAAGGTCGCGGCGAAGAAGGCCGCGACCGCCACCAGGCGGGCGACGGGGGCCACCGCCGCCAAGACCCCCGGCGGGAAGCCGACACCGACCACCGCGCGGGTGGCGCGGAAGAAGGCCACCTCGGCCACCACCGCGACGCCCACCCGGAAGCCCACCGCCAAGGCGGTCGCCGCGAAGAAGGCCCCCGCCACGAAGGCCGTGGTCAAGAAGGCCCCCGCCAAGAAGGCGCCCGCCACGAAGGCCGCGGCGAAGAAGGCCCCCGCCAAGAAGGCCGTGGCCAAGAAGGCGCCCGGCACCCGGAGAACGGTGAAGAAGGCCCCGGCCACGCGGACCACGGCGAAGAAGGCGCCGGCCGCGAAGGGCACGGCCCGCGCGGCCACCGCGAAGAAGGCCGCTGCCGGCGCCAAGGCCCAGCGGGTCGCCGCGACGCGGACGCCGGCGAGGAAGGCGACGACCATGGAGTCGTTCGGCAGCCGGCGGACGGCCCGGGCGAGCGGCCGGTGA
- the manD gene encoding D-mannonate dehydratase ManD, with the protein MKIVAADVIVSSPDRNFVTLRITTDEGVTGLGDGTLNGRELAVASYLADHVVPLLIGRDPHRIEDTWQFLYRSAYWRRGPVTMAAIAAVDVALWDIKAKAAGMPLYQLLGGASRTGIMAYGHASGRDLPELFDSIRAHLELGYRSIRVQTAVPGINAVYGVAAQPSIDGKRYDYEPAQRIPLPAEEDWDTRAYLRHLPAVFEAVRNEFGPELPLLHDGHHRMTPIQAAKLGKALEPYDLFWLEDCTPAENQEALRLVRQHTTTPLAIGEVFNTVWDYQTLIREQLIDYVRSAVTHTGGITAMRKLLDYAAQYQIKSGIHGPTDISPVGMAAALHLDLAIHNFGIQEYMQHGPLTNEVFRQSFTFTDGYLHPGEQPGLGVELDDEAAARFPYQPAYLPFNRLKDGTVHDW; encoded by the coding sequence GTGAAGATCGTCGCAGCGGACGTGATCGTCTCCAGCCCCGACCGCAACTTCGTCACCCTCCGGATCACCACCGACGAGGGCGTCACCGGGCTGGGCGACGGCACCCTCAACGGCCGCGAGCTGGCCGTCGCGTCCTACCTGGCCGACCACGTCGTCCCCCTGCTGATCGGGCGTGACCCGCACCGCATCGAGGACACCTGGCAGTTCCTGTACCGGTCGGCCTACTGGCGGCGGGGACCGGTCACCATGGCCGCCATCGCCGCCGTCGACGTCGCGCTCTGGGACATCAAGGCCAAGGCCGCCGGAATGCCGCTCTACCAGCTCCTCGGCGGCGCGTCCCGCACCGGGATCATGGCGTACGGGCACGCGTCCGGCCGGGACCTGCCCGAGCTGTTCGACTCCATCCGCGCGCACCTGGAGCTGGGCTACCGGTCGATCCGGGTGCAGACCGCGGTGCCCGGCATCAACGCCGTGTACGGTGTCGCCGCCCAGCCCAGCATCGACGGCAAGCGCTACGACTACGAGCCCGCCCAGCGCATCCCGCTGCCCGCCGAGGAGGACTGGGACACCCGCGCCTACCTGCGCCACCTGCCCGCGGTGTTCGAGGCGGTACGCAACGAGTTCGGCCCCGAGCTGCCGCTGCTGCACGACGGCCACCACCGGATGACCCCGATCCAGGCCGCGAAGCTCGGCAAGGCGCTGGAGCCGTACGACCTTTTCTGGCTGGAGGACTGCACCCCGGCGGAGAACCAGGAGGCGCTGCGGCTGGTCCGCCAGCACACCACGACGCCGCTGGCCATCGGCGAGGTCTTCAACACCGTGTGGGACTACCAGACGCTGATCCGGGAACAGCTCATCGACTACGTCCGGTCGGCCGTCACCCACACCGGCGGCATCACCGCGATGCGCAAGCTCCTCGACTACGCGGCCCAGTACCAGATCAAGTCCGGCATCCACGGCCCGACCGACATCTCACCGGTCGGCATGGCCGCCGCGCTCCACCTGGACCTGGCCATCCACAACTTCGGCATCCAGGAGTACATGCAGCACGGCCCGCTCACCAACGAGGTGTTCCGGCAGTCGTTCACCTTCACCGACGGCTACCTGCACCCCGGCGAGCAGCCCGGCCTCGGCGTGGAACTCGACGACGAGGCGGCGGCCCGGTTCCCGTACCAGCCCGCGTACCTGCCGTTCAACCGTCTCAAGGACGGCACCGTCCATGACTGGTGA
- the dgoD gene encoding galactonate dehydratase yields the protein MTTIARIETFLVAPRWLFVRVETESGIVGWGEATCEGRSETVRAAVDQLAELLVGRDALRIEDHWQVLTKGSFYRGGPVLASAVAGLDQALWDIAGKHWGAPVHQLLGGPVRDRIRVYGWVGGDEPGEVRDQISAAVETGLTAVKMNASGRMSAVASVAELDGVVQRVAAAREVLGEHRDVAVDFHGRFSLASARRVAPLLEPYRPFFLEEPVVPENSHLIGEFVRSTTTPVSTGERLYSRQEFLPVLQAGIAVAQPDLSHAGGITEVSKIAALAEVYDVQLAPHCPLGPIALAACLQVGFATPNYLIQEQSIGIHYNLGAEVLDYCLDKTPLTFVDGYVERLTAPGLGIEIDEAAVRAADKRGHAWRSPMWRHRDGSYAEW from the coding sequence GTGACCACCATCGCGCGCATCGAGACGTTCCTGGTCGCGCCCCGCTGGCTCTTCGTCCGGGTGGAGACCGAATCCGGCATCGTCGGCTGGGGCGAGGCCACCTGCGAGGGCCGCTCGGAGACCGTCCGCGCCGCCGTCGACCAGCTCGCCGAACTGCTGGTCGGCCGGGACGCGCTGCGCATCGAGGACCACTGGCAGGTGCTCACCAAGGGGTCGTTCTACCGGGGCGGGCCGGTCCTGGCCAGCGCCGTGGCCGGCCTCGACCAGGCGCTCTGGGACATCGCCGGCAAGCACTGGGGCGCGCCCGTGCACCAGCTGCTCGGCGGCCCGGTCCGGGACCGGATCCGGGTCTACGGCTGGGTCGGCGGCGACGAGCCGGGCGAGGTCCGCGACCAGATCAGCGCCGCCGTCGAGACCGGCCTCACCGCGGTCAAGATGAACGCCTCCGGCCGGATGAGCGCGGTGGCCTCGGTGGCCGAGCTCGACGGGGTGGTGCAGCGGGTGGCCGCCGCCCGGGAGGTGCTCGGCGAGCACCGGGACGTCGCTGTCGACTTCCACGGGCGGTTCAGCCTGGCCAGCGCCCGCCGGGTCGCCCCGCTGCTGGAGCCGTACCGGCCGTTCTTCTTGGAGGAGCCGGTGGTGCCGGAGAACTCGCACCTGATCGGCGAGTTCGTCCGCTCCACCACCACGCCGGTGTCCACGGGGGAGCGGCTCTACAGCCGGCAGGAGTTCCTGCCCGTCCTCCAGGCCGGCATCGCGGTCGCGCAGCCGGACCTCTCGCACGCCGGCGGCATCACCGAGGTCAGCAAGATCGCCGCGCTGGCCGAGGTGTACGACGTCCAGCTCGCCCCGCACTGCCCGCTCGGCCCGATCGCCCTGGCGGCCTGCCTCCAGGTCGGCTTCGCCACGCCGAACTACCTGATCCAGGAGCAGAGCATCGGCATCCACTACAACCTCGGCGCCGAGGTGCTCGACTACTGCCTCGACAAGACGCCGCTGACCTTCGTGGACGGGTACGTCGAGCGGCTCACGGCGCCCGGCCTGGGCATCGAGATCGACGAGGCGGCGGTGCGCGCCGCCGACAAGCGCGGCCACGCCTGGCGCAGCCCCATGTGGCGGCACCGGGACGGCTCCTACGCGGAATGGTGA
- a CDS encoding carbohydrate ABC transporter permease has protein sequence MATVTTLRRAPGGAGVMPDTPGWARWANDHRKWLFAAPAMAFVAALIVIPLGWTAWLSLTDAEGSVRAESEFVGFQNYLDVLSDTDRFWPAVGRTAGFTLVALLFEVVLGMAIALLLWRPFKGQKWVRVAILMPLVATPVAVGMMWRLIFDPNIGLANQVLGWVGIGPQPWLAGQHSALPTTIFIDVWQWTPMVVLILLAGLTSLSEEPQEAARIDGASSWQRFRHVTLPLLMPTVIVAILLRGIDALKTFDILYATKGKGGGSFHEVETLNVYAYGLSFDYNEYGVSSTVLILFFLIIIGSMWALTARRKEAKR, from the coding sequence ATGGCAACCGTCACCACCCTCCGCCGCGCGCCCGGCGGCGCCGGCGTCATGCCCGACACGCCCGGCTGGGCCCGCTGGGCCAACGACCACCGCAAGTGGCTGTTCGCCGCGCCCGCGATGGCCTTCGTCGCCGCCCTGATCGTGATCCCGCTGGGCTGGACCGCCTGGCTCAGCCTCACCGACGCCGAGGGGTCCGTCCGCGCCGAGAGCGAGTTCGTGGGCTTCCAGAACTACCTCGACGTGCTGTCCGACACCGACCGGTTCTGGCCGGCGGTCGGCCGGACCGCCGGCTTCACCCTCGTCGCGCTGCTGTTCGAGGTGGTGCTCGGCATGGCCATCGCGCTGCTGCTGTGGCGGCCGTTCAAGGGCCAGAAGTGGGTCCGGGTCGCCATCCTCATGCCACTGGTCGCCACCCCGGTCGCGGTCGGCATGATGTGGCGGCTCATCTTCGACCCGAACATCGGCCTGGCCAACCAGGTGCTCGGCTGGGTCGGCATCGGCCCGCAGCCCTGGCTCGCCGGCCAGCACTCCGCACTGCCCACCACCATCTTCATCGACGTGTGGCAGTGGACGCCCATGGTGGTGCTGATCCTGCTCGCCGGCCTGACCTCGCTGTCCGAGGAACCCCAGGAGGCGGCCCGGATCGACGGCGCCAGCAGCTGGCAGCGGTTCCGGCACGTCACCCTGCCGCTGCTCATGCCCACGGTGATCGTCGCGATCCTGCTGCGCGGCATCGACGCGCTGAAGACCTTCGACATCCTCTACGCCACCAAGGGCAAGGGCGGCGGTTCCTTCCACGAGGTGGAGACCCTCAACGTGTACGCCTACGGGCTGAGCTTCGACTACAACGAGTACGGCGTCTCGTCCACCGTCCTCATCCTCTTCTTCCTGATCATCATCGGGTCGATGTGGGCACTGACCGCCCGGCGCAAGGAGGCCAAGCGATGA
- a CDS encoding bifunctional 4-hydroxy-2-oxoglutarate aldolase/2-dehydro-3-deoxy-phosphogluconate aldolase → MTLDLTAELAATRLLAVIRGTDPAAAIAAGTTLLAEGVRVVEVALTTPGALDAIAAIRAAAPPGSLVGAGTVLTTAAVADVAAAGAQFVVTPAVVDSIGEAARRGLPVAAGALTPTEAYAAVRAGAAAVKLFPASLGGPAYLKALRDPFPDIPFVAVGGVGLAELPGYLAAGAVAVGVGGPLVGDAASGGDLDALRERARAYLAAVA, encoded by the coding sequence ATGACCCTCGACCTCACCGCCGAACTCGCCGCCACCCGCCTGCTGGCGGTCATCCGCGGCACCGACCCGGCCGCCGCCATCGCCGCCGGCACCACCCTGCTCGCCGAGGGCGTCCGCGTTGTCGAGGTGGCCCTGACCACGCCCGGCGCGCTCGACGCCATCGCCGCGATCCGGGCCGCCGCCCCGCCCGGCTCCCTGGTCGGCGCGGGCACCGTGCTCACCACGGCCGCCGTCGCCGACGTGGCCGCGGCCGGCGCGCAGTTCGTCGTCACCCCGGCCGTCGTCGACTCCATCGGCGAGGCGGCCCGCCGCGGGCTGCCGGTGGCCGCGGGCGCGCTGACCCCGACCGAGGCGTACGCGGCCGTCCGGGCGGGAGCCGCCGCCGTGAAGCTCTTCCCGGCCTCCCTGGGCGGCCCGGCGTACCTGAAGGCGCTGCGCGACCCCTTCCCGGACATCCCGTTCGTCGCGGTCGGCGGGGTGGGGCTGGCCGAGCTGCCCGGCTACCTCGCGGCCGGGGCGGTCGCCGTCGGCGTCGGCGGCCCGCTGGTCGGCGACGCCGCCTCCGGTGGCGACCTGGACGCCCTCCGCGAGCGGGCCCGCGCCTACCTGGCCGCCGTCGCATGA
- a CDS encoding DsbA family protein gives MTTADMWFDPRCPWAWNASRWLLEVARVRDVPIRFHVMSLSLLNEGREDLEEWYREWLKPGLGPVRVCVSAAQKYGPEVLGDLYTALGERIHHGRVPVGRELYTAALGEVGLSVDLADAADTTDHDEALLASHRAGLAPVGEDLGTPTIHVTGADGRTHAFFGPVVAPIPRGEDAGRLWDGVLLVSGTDGFFELKRGRTRRPIERA, from the coding sequence ATGACGACCGCCGACATGTGGTTCGACCCGCGCTGCCCGTGGGCCTGGAACGCCTCCCGCTGGCTGCTGGAGGTGGCGCGGGTCCGCGACGTGCCGATCCGCTTCCACGTAATGAGCCTGTCCCTGCTCAACGAGGGCCGCGAGGACCTGGAGGAGTGGTACCGGGAATGGCTGAAGCCCGGCCTCGGCCCGGTGCGGGTCTGCGTGTCCGCCGCGCAGAAGTACGGCCCCGAGGTGCTGGGCGACCTCTACACCGCGCTCGGGGAGCGGATCCACCACGGGCGCGTCCCCGTCGGCCGGGAGCTGTACACGGCGGCGCTGGGCGAGGTCGGTCTCTCCGTCGACCTGGCCGACGCGGCCGACACCACCGACCACGACGAGGCCCTGCTGGCCAGCCACCGGGCCGGGTTGGCGCCGGTCGGCGAGGACCTCGGCACGCCGACCATCCACGTCACCGGCGCCGACGGGCGGACCCACGCGTTCTTCGGGCCGGTGGTCGCGCCGATCCCGCGCGGCGAGGACGCCGGCCGGCTCTGGGACGGGGTGCTGCTGGTCTCCGGCACCGACGGGTTCTTCGAACTGAAGCGGGGGCGCACCCGCCGGCCGATCGAGCGCGCCTGA
- a CDS encoding gluconokinase, with product MTGERLPTRHVVVMGVSGAGKTTVARGISELTGLRFAEADEFHTEAHVAQMRAGIPLTDADRWPWLRALAGWMAERHAEGVSTVLTCSALKRAYRDMLRQGPADVEFLHLDGAAQLIRDRLDRRVGHYMPASLFDSQRAILEHLGPDESGVVLEVAAPPEELVRRAVDLLGLRSRAAVSGP from the coding sequence ATGACTGGTGAGCGGTTGCCCACCCGGCACGTCGTCGTGATGGGCGTGTCCGGGGCGGGCAAGACGACGGTGGCCCGGGGGATCAGTGAGCTGACCGGACTGCGGTTCGCCGAGGCCGACGAGTTCCACACCGAGGCGCACGTGGCCCAGATGCGGGCCGGCATTCCGCTGACCGACGCGGACCGGTGGCCCTGGCTGCGCGCCCTGGCCGGGTGGATGGCCGAGCGGCACGCCGAGGGGGTGTCCACCGTGCTGACCTGCTCGGCGTTGAAGCGCGCGTACCGGGACATGCTGCGGCAGGGGCCGGCGGACGTGGAGTTCCTGCACCTCGACGGGGCCGCCCAGCTGATCCGGGACCGGTTGGACCGGCGGGTCGGCCACTACATGCCGGCCAGCCTGTTCGACTCCCAGCGGGCGATCCTGGAGCACCTGGGACCGGACGAGTCGGGCGTGGTGCTGGAGGTGGCGGCGCCGCCGGAGGAACTGGTCCGCAGGGCGGTCGACCTGCTCGGCCTGCGGTCGCGGGCCGCGGTCTCCGGACCCTGA
- a CDS encoding ABC transporter substrate-binding protein — protein sequence MVAAMGLAACGGGGDDSGASKTVRVTLANHVWTENIKAALPEFEKQTGLKVEITQLGEDQLSDQYNVKLNAGSSDLDVMMYRPLQEGKLFAKNKYLADLSDHVKSSKDWDYSDFQSGPVQATTYEGKPVGVPIITEQEVLYYRKDLLAKAGLSAPPKTLDELKTAAAKIKASLPGTAGFVARTGKSPAVTQFSSFLYSFGGDFVDGSGKATVNSDAAKQAYAFYGGLIKDSGPANVSTDMSWPEAMAIFTQGKAAFYTEANSLYKNATDPAKSKVSDTVGFAPFPAGPAGSKPYNIPSWALGVNDASKNKSNAWKFVEWATGKEQTLAQQKAGVPSARTSVWANPEGTANYPKDLVEAINASTQGGVAHDRPVVVKVGQARELVGQPIVDAITGKDPAAAADTANEAFQKFLDDEAK from the coding sequence GTGGTCGCAGCCATGGGCCTGGCCGCCTGCGGCGGCGGTGGCGACGACAGCGGCGCGTCCAAGACGGTGCGCGTGACCCTGGCGAACCACGTCTGGACCGAGAACATCAAGGCGGCCCTGCCCGAGTTCGAGAAGCAGACCGGGCTCAAGGTCGAGATCACCCAGCTCGGCGAGGACCAGCTCTCCGACCAGTACAACGTGAAGCTCAACGCCGGCTCGTCCGACCTGGACGTCATGATGTACCGGCCCCTCCAGGAGGGGAAGCTCTTCGCCAAGAACAAGTACCTGGCGGACCTCTCCGACCACGTCAAGTCCAGCAAGGACTGGGACTACTCCGACTTCCAGTCCGGCCCGGTCCAGGCCACCACGTACGAGGGCAAGCCGGTGGGCGTCCCCATCATCACCGAGCAGGAGGTCCTCTACTACCGCAAGGACCTGCTGGCCAAGGCCGGCCTGAGCGCCCCGCCGAAGACCCTGGACGAGCTGAAGACCGCCGCCGCGAAGATCAAGGCGAGCCTCCCCGGCACCGCGGGCTTCGTGGCCCGCACCGGCAAGTCGCCTGCGGTCACCCAGTTCTCCAGCTTCCTCTACAGCTTCGGCGGTGACTTCGTCGACGGCAGCGGCAAGGCGACCGTCAACAGCGACGCCGCCAAGCAGGCGTACGCCTTCTACGGCGGGCTCATCAAGGACTCCGGCCCGGCCAACGTCAGCACCGACATGAGCTGGCCCGAGGCGATGGCCATCTTCACCCAGGGCAAGGCCGCCTTCTACACCGAGGCCAACTCGCTCTACAAGAACGCCACCGACCCGGCCAAGTCCAAGGTGTCCGACACCGTCGGCTTCGCGCCGTTCCCGGCCGGCCCGGCCGGCTCCAAGCCGTACAACATCCCGTCGTGGGCGCTGGGCGTCAACGACGCCTCGAAGAACAAGAGCAACGCCTGGAAGTTCGTCGAGTGGGCCACCGGCAAGGAGCAGACCCTCGCCCAGCAGAAGGCCGGTGTGCCGAGCGCCCGTACCTCGGTCTGGGCCAACCCGGAGGGCACCGCGAACTACCCGAAGGACCTGGTCGAGGCCATCAACGCCAGCACGCAGGGCGGCGTCGCCCACGACCGGCCCGTGGTCGTGAAGGTCGGCCAGGCCCGTGAGCTCGTCGGCCAGCCGATCGTCGACGCGATCACCGGCAAGGACCCGGCGGCCGCGGCCGACACCGCCAACGAGGCCTTCCAGAAGTTCCTGGACGACGAGGCCAAGTAG
- a CDS encoding YchJ family protein, translated as MAKRGARRSAADPTDGPCPCGSGLPYADCCGPIHRGVAAAATAEALMRSRYSAFAVGDAGYLLRSWHSTTRPPRLGLDPGTRWTRLEVLDTDRGGLFDTEGTVAFRAHYREAGRPGAVAEHSRFVREDGRWVYLDALSG; from the coding sequence GTGGCGAAACGCGGTGCCCGCCGGAGCGCGGCCGACCCGACCGACGGTCCCTGTCCCTGCGGCTCCGGCCTGCCGTACGCGGACTGCTGCGGGCCGATCCACCGGGGCGTCGCGGCGGCGGCCACCGCCGAGGCGCTGATGCGTTCCCGGTACAGCGCCTTCGCCGTGGGTGACGCCGGCTACCTGCTGCGCAGCTGGCACTCCACCACCCGCCCGCCCCGGCTGGGGCTGGACCCGGGCACCCGGTGGACCCGGCTGGAGGTCCTCGACACGGACCGGGGCGGGTTGTTCGACACCGAGGGCACCGTCGCGTTCCGCGCGCACTACCGGGAGGCCGGCCGGCCCGGCGCGGTGGCCGAGCACAGCCGGTTCGTCCGGGAGGACGGCCGCTGGGTCTACCTGGACGCCCTGTCCGGGTGA
- a CDS encoding FadR/GntR family transcriptional regulator — protein MDHSSSGGETGLHARVLDELGTAVCGGELAAGSVLNIDELVDRHAVSRSVIREVLRVLASMGLIETRRRVGVLIRPAEAWNVFDPQVIRWRLASAGRMAQLRSITELRTAVEPHAAWLAAGRISPDDASDLVGVAAKMWAAGQAGDEDKFLRLDIEFHRRVLAASGNEMFGKLRELVAEVLTGRHHYHLMPHHPDQQALQLHADVAAAIQRRDGEAARRAMVQIMEQAFDEMKSMWEQTTG, from the coding sequence GTGGATCACTCCTCCTCCGGGGGCGAGACCGGGCTGCACGCCCGCGTACTCGACGAACTCGGCACGGCCGTCTGCGGCGGCGAACTGGCCGCCGGCTCCGTGCTCAACATCGACGAGCTGGTCGACCGGCACGCGGTCTCCCGGTCGGTGATCCGCGAGGTTCTCCGGGTGCTCGCGTCCATGGGCCTCATCGAGACCCGCCGCCGGGTCGGTGTGCTGATCCGACCCGCCGAGGCGTGGAACGTCTTCGACCCGCAGGTGATCCGCTGGCGGCTCGCCTCCGCCGGCCGGATGGCGCAGCTCCGCTCGATCACCGAGCTGCGGACCGCGGTCGAGCCGCACGCCGCCTGGCTGGCCGCCGGACGGATCTCCCCCGACGACGCCAGCGACCTCGTCGGGGTCGCGGCGAAGATGTGGGCCGCCGGGCAGGCCGGGGACGAGGACAAGTTCCTGCGCCTGGACATCGAGTTCCACCGGCGGGTCCTGGCCGCCTCCGGCAACGAGATGTTCGGCAAGCTCCGGGAACTCGTCGCCGAGGTGCTCACCGGCCGGCACCATTACCACCTCATGCCGCACCACCCCGACCAGCAGGCGTTGCAGCTGCACGCCGACGTGGCCGCGGCGATCCAGCGCCGCGACGGCGAGGCGGCCCGCCGCGCCATGGTGCAGATCATGGAGCAGGCGTTCGACGAGATGAAGTCGATGTGGGAGCAGACCACCGGCTGA
- a CDS encoding VOC family protein, which yields MSAGTFVNLPADDLDRAVEFFTALGFTAGPRQPGGESAQLTLGGATHLILHTPAAFAAFAGAGVCDTATSREVIVGLGVDRPERVDALVDAAVLAGGTSLGPGQDIGFGYMRGFRDLDGHQWSFLHVPG from the coding sequence ATGAGCGCCGGGACGTTCGTCAACCTGCCGGCGGACGACCTCGACCGGGCGGTCGAGTTCTTCACCGCCCTCGGGTTCACGGCCGGGCCCCGGCAACCCGGCGGAGAGAGCGCGCAACTCACCCTCGGCGGCGCCACGCACCTGATCCTGCACACCCCGGCCGCCTTCGCCGCGTTCGCCGGCGCCGGGGTGTGCGACACCGCCACCAGCCGGGAGGTGATCGTCGGCCTCGGCGTCGACCGGCCGGAGCGGGTGGACGCGCTTGTCGACGCGGCGGTCCTCGCGGGTGGCACGTCGCTCGGCCCCGGTCAGGACATCGGGTTCGGGTACATGCGCGGGTTCCGGGACCTCGACGGCCACCAGTGGTCGTTCCTGCACGTGCCGGGCTGA
- a CDS encoding sugar kinase, with product MSGLDLLTFGEALVSLRSTGPLTAGGALTPHLAGAEANVAIGLARLGHRTAFAGRVSDDELGTFLLRQLRAEGVDVRHVVRDAERPAGLMFLERRTADLTRVLYQRAGSAGSALGVDDLRPALGAGARVLHLTGITPALSGRAREAAAWAAETAARAGTLVCLDVNHRAKLWSRDDARAVLTPLAGHASVVVASSDELDLVGAPGADEETLVAGLLARGVSTVLVKLGGDGARAYTADGRRDAAALPVTAVDTVGAGDAFTAGYLSGHLDGLDLAGRLRRAVTLGAFAVAGHGDWETLPRRDELSLLDSRQPGDTLR from the coding sequence ATGAGCGGCCTCGACCTGCTCACCTTCGGTGAGGCGCTGGTCTCGCTGCGCTCGACCGGGCCGCTGACGGCCGGCGGCGCGCTCACCCCGCACCTGGCCGGGGCGGAGGCCAACGTGGCGATCGGGCTGGCCCGGCTCGGCCACCGGACGGCCTTCGCCGGCCGGGTCAGCGACGACGAGCTGGGCACCTTCCTGCTGCGCCAGTTGCGCGCCGAGGGCGTCGACGTGAGACACGTGGTCCGCGACGCCGAGCGGCCCGCCGGGCTCATGTTCCTGGAGCGGCGCACCGCCGACCTGACCCGGGTGCTCTACCAGCGGGCCGGCTCGGCCGGGTCGGCGCTCGGCGTCGACGACCTGCGGCCCGCCCTGGGGGCCGGCGCCCGGGTGCTGCACCTGACCGGGATCACCCCGGCGCTCTCGGGCCGCGCCCGGGAGGCCGCCGCCTGGGCGGCCGAGACGGCCGCCCGGGCCGGGACGCTGGTCTGCCTGGACGTCAACCACCGGGCGAAACTGTGGTCCCGGGACGACGCGCGGGCCGTGCTCACCCCGCTCGCCGGGCACGCCTCGGTGGTGGTCGCCTCGTCCGACGAGCTGGACCTGGTCGGCGCGCCCGGCGCCGACGAGGAGACCCTCGTCGCCGGGCTGCTGGCCCGGGGCGTGTCGACAGTGCTGGTGAAGCTCGGCGGTGACGGCGCCCGCGCGTACACCGCCGACGGCCGCCGGGACGCGGCGGCGCTGCCCGTGACGGCGGTCGACACCGTCGGCGCGGGGGACGCCTTCACGGCCGGCTACCTCTCCGGTCACCTCGACGGGCTCGACCTGGCCGGACGGCTGCGCCGCGCGGTCACCCTCGGCGCCTTCGCCGTCGCCGGACACGGCGACTGGGAGACGCTGCCGCGCCGGGACGAGCTGTCTCTCCTGGACTCCCGGCAACCCGGCGACACCCTTCGCTGA
- a CDS encoding carbohydrate ABC transporter permease — translation MKAGPAYRVFRVVALVVVVLSLVTPLLWMIAASFKTNVDIYDTGKALVFSPTLDNYATVLKQSHYVQFIGNSLWVAFAATVLSLILGVPAAYSMSRFNMKKSALVVLMARVIPGVSLLVPWYYVFSNLQLVGGFTVLILSHMFVSLPLIVYIMMGFFDGLPEELEEAALVDGLTHIGAFRRITLPLSVPGIATAGILSFIFSWNNFMFALVLSGADTKTLPVAIFDFVGYASIDWGGLMAAATVVTLPIMVIALFVQKYVVSGLTAGATKG, via the coding sequence ATGAAGGCCGGTCCCGCGTACCGGGTGTTCCGGGTGGTGGCCCTCGTGGTCGTGGTGCTGTCGCTGGTCACGCCGCTGCTCTGGATGATCGCCGCGTCGTTCAAGACAAACGTCGACATCTACGACACCGGCAAGGCGCTGGTCTTCTCGCCCACCCTGGACAACTACGCGACGGTGCTGAAGCAGTCGCACTACGTCCAGTTCATCGGCAACAGCCTGTGGGTGGCGTTCGCCGCCACCGTGCTGTCGCTGATCCTCGGTGTGCCGGCCGCGTACTCGATGAGCCGGTTCAACATGAAGAAGTCGGCCCTCGTGGTGCTGATGGCGCGGGTCATCCCCGGCGTCTCGCTGCTGGTGCCCTGGTACTACGTCTTCTCGAACCTGCAGCTGGTCGGCGGCTTCACCGTGCTGATCCTCAGCCACATGTTCGTCTCGCTGCCGTTGATCGTCTACATCATGATGGGCTTCTTCGACGGCCTGCCCGAGGAACTGGAGGAGGCGGCGCTCGTCGACGGGCTGACGCACATCGGCGCGTTCCGCCGGATCACCCTGCCGCTGTCCGTGCCGGGCATCGCCACCGCGGGCATCCTGTCCTTCATCTTCTCCTGGAACAACTTCATGTTCGCCCTGGTGCTCTCCGGCGCGGACACCAAGACCCTCCCGGTGGCGATCTTCGACTTCGTCGGGTACGCCAGCATCGACTGGGGCGGCCTCATGGCCGCGGCCACCGTGGTGACGCTGCCGATCATGGTGATCGCCCTGTTCGTGCAGAAGTACGTGGTCTCCGGCCTGACCGCCGGCGCGACGAAGGGCTGA